A window of the Brassica oleracea var. oleracea cultivar TO1000 chromosome C1, BOL, whole genome shotgun sequence genome harbors these coding sequences:
- the LOC106294650 gene encoding auxin-induced protein 15A, with protein sequence MAIMKKSSKLTQTAMLKQILKRCSSLGKKNGGDYDEECLPLDVPKGHFPVYVGENRSRYIVPISFLTHPEFQTLLTRAEEEFGFDHDMGLTIPCDELVFQTLTSMIR encoded by the coding sequence ATGGCTATAATGAAGAAATCTTCAAAACTCACTCAAACAGCAATGCTGAAGCAGATTCTGAAGAGATGTTCTAGCTTAGGGAAGAAAAATGGAGGAGACTACGATGAAGAGTGCCTTCCACTCGATGTACCAAAGGGACACTTCCCTGTCTATGTGGGAGAAAACAGAAGCAGATACATTGTCCCAATCTCCTTCTTGACTCACCCTGAGTTCCAAACTCTTTTAACCCGAGCTGAAGAAGAGTTTGGATTCGATCACGACATGGGTCTCACCATTCCTTGTGATGAACTCGTCTTTCAGACCCTAACCTCAATGATCCGATGA